The proteins below come from a single Etheostoma spectabile isolate EspeVRDwgs_2016 chromosome 4, UIUC_Espe_1.0, whole genome shotgun sequence genomic window:
- the LOC116688068 gene encoding sortilin isoform X3 yields MLSADVSEIGGFKLFRSQDFGVTFVPTDLPFEPLIQMLYNPGDCNVLLTLSITLDLWLSEDFGATWRKIHDSVCLVRWGPKDNIYFTTNHNGSCNDKGMLELRKTADYGRSFQTIASRVYSFVLGGRFVFASIMTGTGTERVIHVSVDGGEVWNMAQLPPVNHEQFYSILAANQDMIFMHVDSPGDSGAGTIYVSDDRGAVFSKSLERHLYTTTGSDTDFTAITSLRGVYMTSVLAHDGAVETVITFDQGAKWQTLHKPQNSHCDAETSTNRPNRCRLHIHASYSTTMKMNVPMLPLSQPNAVGLILAHGSVGDTESALSPDVYMSDDGGYSWLLALRGPHHYAILDSGGLLVAVEHTNSPVNQIKFSTDEGQCWHTYNFTSEPLHFSGMDSEPGSRSMNVSLWGYRNDFSKWVVITIDFKNLLTRDCTEGDYVQWLAHSANPSGSVDGCVLGYKETFLRLRKDTVCLNGRDFAVTKKLSPCPCTVADYHCDFGYYRPENSSECVEQKEMKGHPLEFCLNGTTEQLQTSGYRKIPGDQCEGGFQPDRKETDLRRLCTSNALYPNSLTENSSSNTAVIVMVVIAMLLTSAVAGIWLVKKYVCGGRFLVHRYSVMREHVEAVKIEGVDDLDTHYMETGKAQYNEDSDQDLLE; encoded by the exons ATGCTCTCTGCTGATGTGTCAGAAATCGGGGGGTTTAAATTGTTTCGCTCGCAGGACTTTGGCGTGACCTTTGTTCCAACCGACCTGCCATTTGAGCCCCTCATTCAGATGCTGTACAACCCTGGAGACTGCAATGTGCTGCTGACGCTCAGTATCACG TTGGACCTGTGGCTGTCTGAGGACTTTGGTGCCACCTGGAGGAAGATCCATGACAGTGTTTGTTTGGTCAGATG GGGTCCAAAAGACAATATCTACTTTACAACAAACCACAATGGATCATGCA ATGATAAAGGAATGTTGGAGTTAAGGAAGACAGCAGACTATGGTCGAAGTTTCCAGACCATCGCATCAAGAGTTTACTCCTTTGTACTGGGAGGGCGCTTTGTTTTTGCCTCCATCATGACTggcacg GGTACAGAGCGTGTGATCCATGTGTCAGTGGACGGAGGTGAGGTGTGGAACATGGCTCAGCTTCCTCCAGTCAACCACGAGCAGTTCTACTCCATATTGGCAGCCAATCAGGACATGATATTCATGCACGTGgacagccctggag ACTCCGGTGCTGGAACCATCTATGTGTCAGATGACAGAGGAGCCGTGTTCTCCAAGTCTCTGGAGCGCCATCTTTACACGACCACAGGAAGCGACACTGACTTTACTGCCATTACTTCACTCAGGGGTGTCTACATGACCAGCGTACTTGCACACG ATGGTGCAGTGGAGACGGTGATCACCTTTGACCAAGGAGCAAAATGGCAGACGCTACACAAACCACAGAACAGCCACTGTGACGCTGAGACCTCTACCAACAGGCCTAACAGA TGCAGACTTCACATTCACGCCTCCTACAGCACCACCATGAAGATGAACGTCCCCATGCTGCCTCTTTCACAGCCCAATGCTGTGGGCCTCATTCTGGCTCAtg gCAGCGTTGGAGACACAGAGTCAGCTCTGTCCCCTGATGTGTACATGTCTGATGACGGGGGATACTCGTGGCTGTTGGCTCTCAGGGGCCCCCATCATTATGCCATACTGGACTCTGGAGGGCTGCTGGTGGCTGTGGAGCACACAAACTCACCTGTCAACCAGATTAA GTTTTCAACAGATGAGGGGCAGTGCTGGCATACGTATAACTTTACCAGCGAACCCCTTCACTTCAGCGGAATGGACAGTGAGCCTGGCTCTCGCTCCATGAACGTCAGCCTGTGGGGCTACAGGAACGACTTCAGTAAATGGGTTGTGATCACCATAGACTTCAAGAACCTCCTCACCAGagact gTACTGAAGGGGACTATGTACAATGGCTGGCTCACTCTGCAAACCCCAGTGGATCTGTTGATGGTTGTGTGCTGGGCTATAAAGAGACCTTCTTACGCCTGAGGAAAGACACTGTCTGTTTGAACGGGAGAGACTTTGCTGTCACCAAGAAGCTGTCCCCCTGTCCATGTACAGTTGCCGATTATCACTG TGACTTTGGATATTACCGGCCAGAGAACAGCTCAGAGTGTGTGGAGCAGAAGGAGATGAAGGGTCATCCTCTGGAGTTCTGTTTAAATGGGACCACTGAACAGCTACAGACCAGCGG CTACCGGAAAATTCCAGGAGACCAGTGTGAGGGAGGTTTTCAGCCAGACAGGAAGGAGACAGACCTGAGGCGACTGTGCACCAGCAACGCCCTTTATCCAAATTCTCTG ACTGAAAATAGTTCATCGAACACTGCTGTCATAGTGATGGTTGTCATAGCGATGCTTCTGACGAGTG
- the LOC116688068 gene encoding sortilin isoform X1 yields the protein MISVSCILALGLFSSAMGTDYEGEDFSDLKRLQREFGRDDERHSLVKSELSKRSAGLNEQTCTALLGEESALQNYTHSFTFKVRTMGSLSLAWVGDGSGVLLVLTTFQVPLFMMRFGQSNLYRSEDYGKTFKDVTHLINHTFIQSEFGIAISPDHSGKVMLSADVSEIGGFKLFRSQDFGVTFVPTDLPFEPLIQMLYNPGDCNVLLTLSITLDLWLSEDFGATWRKIHDSVCLVRWGPKDNIYFTTNHNGSCNDKGMLELRKTADYGRSFQTIASRVYSFVLGGRFVFASIMTGTGTERVIHVSVDGGEVWNMAQLPPVNHEQFYSILAANQDMIFMHVDSPGDSGAGTIYVSDDRGAVFSKSLERHLYTTTGSDTDFTAITSLRGVYMTSVLAHDGAVETVITFDQGAKWQTLHKPQNSHCDAETSTNRPNRCRLHIHASYSTTMKMNVPMLPLSQPNAVGLILAHGSVGDTESALSPDVYMSDDGGYSWLLALRGPHHYAILDSGGLLVAVEHTNSPVNQIKFSTDEGQCWHTYNFTSEPLHFSGMDSEPGSRSMNVSLWGYRNDFSKWVVITIDFKNLLTRDCTEGDYVQWLAHSANPSGSVDGCVLGYKETFLRLRKDTVCLNGRDFAVTKKLSPCPCTVADYHCDFGYYRPENSSECVEQKEMKGHPLEFCLNGTTEQLQTSGYRKIPGDQCEGGFQPDRKETDLRRLCTSNALYPNSLTENSSSNTAVIVMVVIAMLLTSAVAGIWLVKKYVCGGRFLVHRYSVMREHVEAVKIEGVDDLDTHYMETGKAQYNEDSDQDLLE from the exons ATGATCTCCGTATCTTGCATTTTGGCGCTCGGGTTGTTTTCGTCTGCGATGGGCACAGACTACGAGGGAGAAGACTTCTCCGATTTGAAGAGGCTGCAGAGGGAGTTTGGCAGAGACGATGAGCGACATAGTTTAGTAAAGTCGGAGCTCTCGAAACGCAGCGCAGGACTGAATGAACAGACATGTACAGCTCTGCTTGGAGAAGAGTCAGCCCTGCAAAATTACACCCATTCT TTCACCTTCAAAGTGAGGACCATGGGTTCACTGTCACTGGCCTGGGTGGGAGATGGATCCGGG GTGCTGCTGGTGTTGACAACATTTCAGGTGCCGTTGTTTATGATGCGTTTTGGACAGTCTAACCTCTACAGGAG TGAAGACTATGGCAAAACGTTTAAAGATGTGACCCACCTGATCAACCACACCTTCATCCAGAGTGAGTTTGGCATCGCCATCAGTCCCGACCACTCTGGCAAG GTGATGCTCTCTGCTGATGTGTCAGAAATCGGGGGGTTTAAATTGTTTCGCTCGCAGGACTTTGGCGTGACCTTTGTTCCAACCGACCTGCCATTTGAGCCCCTCATTCAGATGCTGTACAACCCTGGAGACTGCAATGTGCTGCTGACGCTCAGTATCACG TTGGACCTGTGGCTGTCTGAGGACTTTGGTGCCACCTGGAGGAAGATCCATGACAGTGTTTGTTTGGTCAGATG GGGTCCAAAAGACAATATCTACTTTACAACAAACCACAATGGATCATGCA ATGATAAAGGAATGTTGGAGTTAAGGAAGACAGCAGACTATGGTCGAAGTTTCCAGACCATCGCATCAAGAGTTTACTCCTTTGTACTGGGAGGGCGCTTTGTTTTTGCCTCCATCATGACTggcacg GGTACAGAGCGTGTGATCCATGTGTCAGTGGACGGAGGTGAGGTGTGGAACATGGCTCAGCTTCCTCCAGTCAACCACGAGCAGTTCTACTCCATATTGGCAGCCAATCAGGACATGATATTCATGCACGTGgacagccctggag ACTCCGGTGCTGGAACCATCTATGTGTCAGATGACAGAGGAGCCGTGTTCTCCAAGTCTCTGGAGCGCCATCTTTACACGACCACAGGAAGCGACACTGACTTTACTGCCATTACTTCACTCAGGGGTGTCTACATGACCAGCGTACTTGCACACG ATGGTGCAGTGGAGACGGTGATCACCTTTGACCAAGGAGCAAAATGGCAGACGCTACACAAACCACAGAACAGCCACTGTGACGCTGAGACCTCTACCAACAGGCCTAACAGA TGCAGACTTCACATTCACGCCTCCTACAGCACCACCATGAAGATGAACGTCCCCATGCTGCCTCTTTCACAGCCCAATGCTGTGGGCCTCATTCTGGCTCAtg gCAGCGTTGGAGACACAGAGTCAGCTCTGTCCCCTGATGTGTACATGTCTGATGACGGGGGATACTCGTGGCTGTTGGCTCTCAGGGGCCCCCATCATTATGCCATACTGGACTCTGGAGGGCTGCTGGTGGCTGTGGAGCACACAAACTCACCTGTCAACCAGATTAA GTTTTCAACAGATGAGGGGCAGTGCTGGCATACGTATAACTTTACCAGCGAACCCCTTCACTTCAGCGGAATGGACAGTGAGCCTGGCTCTCGCTCCATGAACGTCAGCCTGTGGGGCTACAGGAACGACTTCAGTAAATGGGTTGTGATCACCATAGACTTCAAGAACCTCCTCACCAGagact gTACTGAAGGGGACTATGTACAATGGCTGGCTCACTCTGCAAACCCCAGTGGATCTGTTGATGGTTGTGTGCTGGGCTATAAAGAGACCTTCTTACGCCTGAGGAAAGACACTGTCTGTTTGAACGGGAGAGACTTTGCTGTCACCAAGAAGCTGTCCCCCTGTCCATGTACAGTTGCCGATTATCACTG TGACTTTGGATATTACCGGCCAGAGAACAGCTCAGAGTGTGTGGAGCAGAAGGAGATGAAGGGTCATCCTCTGGAGTTCTGTTTAAATGGGACCACTGAACAGCTACAGACCAGCGG CTACCGGAAAATTCCAGGAGACCAGTGTGAGGGAGGTTTTCAGCCAGACAGGAAGGAGACAGACCTGAGGCGACTGTGCACCAGCAACGCCCTTTATCCAAATTCTCTG ACTGAAAATAGTTCATCGAACACTGCTGTCATAGTGATGGTTGTCATAGCGATGCTTCTGACGAGTG
- the LOC116688068 gene encoding sortilin isoform X2: MAKLLWTFTFKVRTMGSLSLAWVGDGSGVLLVLTTFQVPLFMMRFGQSNLYRSEDYGKTFKDVTHLINHTFIQSEFGIAISPDHSGKVMLSADVSEIGGFKLFRSQDFGVTFVPTDLPFEPLIQMLYNPGDCNVLLTLSITLDLWLSEDFGATWRKIHDSVCLVRWGPKDNIYFTTNHNGSCNDKGMLELRKTADYGRSFQTIASRVYSFVLGGRFVFASIMTGTGTERVIHVSVDGGEVWNMAQLPPVNHEQFYSILAANQDMIFMHVDSPGDSGAGTIYVSDDRGAVFSKSLERHLYTTTGSDTDFTAITSLRGVYMTSVLAHDGAVETVITFDQGAKWQTLHKPQNSHCDAETSTNRPNRCRLHIHASYSTTMKMNVPMLPLSQPNAVGLILAHGSVGDTESALSPDVYMSDDGGYSWLLALRGPHHYAILDSGGLLVAVEHTNSPVNQIKFSTDEGQCWHTYNFTSEPLHFSGMDSEPGSRSMNVSLWGYRNDFSKWVVITIDFKNLLTRDCTEGDYVQWLAHSANPSGSVDGCVLGYKETFLRLRKDTVCLNGRDFAVTKKLSPCPCTVADYHCDFGYYRPENSSECVEQKEMKGHPLEFCLNGTTEQLQTSGYRKIPGDQCEGGFQPDRKETDLRRLCTSNALYPNSLTENSSSNTAVIVMVVIAMLLTSAVAGIWLVKKYVCGGRFLVHRYSVMREHVEAVKIEGVDDLDTHYMETGKAQYNEDSDQDLLE; the protein is encoded by the exons ATGGCCAAGTTACTGTGGACA TTCACCTTCAAAGTGAGGACCATGGGTTCACTGTCACTGGCCTGGGTGGGAGATGGATCCGGG GTGCTGCTGGTGTTGACAACATTTCAGGTGCCGTTGTTTATGATGCGTTTTGGACAGTCTAACCTCTACAGGAG TGAAGACTATGGCAAAACGTTTAAAGATGTGACCCACCTGATCAACCACACCTTCATCCAGAGTGAGTTTGGCATCGCCATCAGTCCCGACCACTCTGGCAAG GTGATGCTCTCTGCTGATGTGTCAGAAATCGGGGGGTTTAAATTGTTTCGCTCGCAGGACTTTGGCGTGACCTTTGTTCCAACCGACCTGCCATTTGAGCCCCTCATTCAGATGCTGTACAACCCTGGAGACTGCAATGTGCTGCTGACGCTCAGTATCACG TTGGACCTGTGGCTGTCTGAGGACTTTGGTGCCACCTGGAGGAAGATCCATGACAGTGTTTGTTTGGTCAGATG GGGTCCAAAAGACAATATCTACTTTACAACAAACCACAATGGATCATGCA ATGATAAAGGAATGTTGGAGTTAAGGAAGACAGCAGACTATGGTCGAAGTTTCCAGACCATCGCATCAAGAGTTTACTCCTTTGTACTGGGAGGGCGCTTTGTTTTTGCCTCCATCATGACTggcacg GGTACAGAGCGTGTGATCCATGTGTCAGTGGACGGAGGTGAGGTGTGGAACATGGCTCAGCTTCCTCCAGTCAACCACGAGCAGTTCTACTCCATATTGGCAGCCAATCAGGACATGATATTCATGCACGTGgacagccctggag ACTCCGGTGCTGGAACCATCTATGTGTCAGATGACAGAGGAGCCGTGTTCTCCAAGTCTCTGGAGCGCCATCTTTACACGACCACAGGAAGCGACACTGACTTTACTGCCATTACTTCACTCAGGGGTGTCTACATGACCAGCGTACTTGCACACG ATGGTGCAGTGGAGACGGTGATCACCTTTGACCAAGGAGCAAAATGGCAGACGCTACACAAACCACAGAACAGCCACTGTGACGCTGAGACCTCTACCAACAGGCCTAACAGA TGCAGACTTCACATTCACGCCTCCTACAGCACCACCATGAAGATGAACGTCCCCATGCTGCCTCTTTCACAGCCCAATGCTGTGGGCCTCATTCTGGCTCAtg gCAGCGTTGGAGACACAGAGTCAGCTCTGTCCCCTGATGTGTACATGTCTGATGACGGGGGATACTCGTGGCTGTTGGCTCTCAGGGGCCCCCATCATTATGCCATACTGGACTCTGGAGGGCTGCTGGTGGCTGTGGAGCACACAAACTCACCTGTCAACCAGATTAA GTTTTCAACAGATGAGGGGCAGTGCTGGCATACGTATAACTTTACCAGCGAACCCCTTCACTTCAGCGGAATGGACAGTGAGCCTGGCTCTCGCTCCATGAACGTCAGCCTGTGGGGCTACAGGAACGACTTCAGTAAATGGGTTGTGATCACCATAGACTTCAAGAACCTCCTCACCAGagact gTACTGAAGGGGACTATGTACAATGGCTGGCTCACTCTGCAAACCCCAGTGGATCTGTTGATGGTTGTGTGCTGGGCTATAAAGAGACCTTCTTACGCCTGAGGAAAGACACTGTCTGTTTGAACGGGAGAGACTTTGCTGTCACCAAGAAGCTGTCCCCCTGTCCATGTACAGTTGCCGATTATCACTG TGACTTTGGATATTACCGGCCAGAGAACAGCTCAGAGTGTGTGGAGCAGAAGGAGATGAAGGGTCATCCTCTGGAGTTCTGTTTAAATGGGACCACTGAACAGCTACAGACCAGCGG CTACCGGAAAATTCCAGGAGACCAGTGTGAGGGAGGTTTTCAGCCAGACAGGAAGGAGACAGACCTGAGGCGACTGTGCACCAGCAACGCCCTTTATCCAAATTCTCTG ACTGAAAATAGTTCATCGAACACTGCTGTCATAGTGATGGTTGTCATAGCGATGCTTCTGACGAGTG
- the psma5 gene encoding proteasome subunit alpha type-5: MFLTRSEYDRGVNTFSPEGRLFQVEYAIEAIKLGSTAIGIQTSEGVCLAVEKRITSPLMEPNSIEKIVEIDSHIGCAMSGLIADAKTLIDKARVETQNHWFTYNETMTVESVTQAVSNLALQFGEEDADPGAMSRPFGVALLFGGVDEKGPQLYHMDPSGTFVQCDARAIGSASEGAQSSLQEVYHKSMTLKDAIKSSLTILKQVMEEKLNSTNIELATVEPGKTFHMYSKEELEDVIKDI; encoded by the exons atgtttttgacaagatCAGAATATGACAG AGGTGTGAACACATTCTCTCCCGAAGGAAGATTGTTCCAGGTTGAATATGCCATAGAGGCCATTAAA TTGGGCTCCACAGCCATCGGTATCCAGACATCAGAGGGAGTATGTCTGGCTGTGGAGAAAAGGATCACCTCTCCACTGATGGAGCCCAACAGCATTGAAAAGATTGTGGAGATTGACAGTCACATTG GTTGTGCCATGAGTGGCTTGATAGCTGATGCCAAGACTCTAATCGACAAAGCAAGAGTGGAAACGCAG AACCACTGGTTCACTTACAATGAGACGATGACAGTGGAGAGTGTGACTCAGGCTGTGTCCAACCTGGCGCTGCAGTTTGGAGAGGAGGACGCTGATCCGGGTGCCATG AGTCGACCATTCGGTGTAGCACTTCTGTTTGGGGGAGTTGATGAAAAAGGACCTCAGCT GTACCACATGGACCCATCAGGAACTTTTGTGCAGTGTGACGCTCGGGCCATCGGCTCAGCGTCTGAAGGAGCACAGAGCTCTCTGCAAGAGGTCTACCACAAG TCCATGACATTAAAAGACGCCATCAAGTCGTCTCTCACCATTCTGAAGCAAGTGATGGAGGAGAAGCTCAACTCTACCAACATTGAG CTCGCAACAGTAGAGCCCGGGAAGACGTTCCACATGTATTCCAAAGAAGAGCTGGAGGATGTAATCAAGGATATCTAA
- the LOC116687292 gene encoding matrix remodeling-associated protein 8, producing the protein MKSEREDIIFQALLLIHIPVACLFTAVSGQSDSSSSVVVAGYNVSAPAGSRVVLQCVSGRMVWTRDRVRDRQRVVHWDMYRARPDYTMERVLDMFSAGDQRIYNSYNLGRVGLSPTAFRDGNFSLVIKDVTMNDRGLYSCNLHHLYCHLYETVRVQLNVTKSRRKEQRFWDGQKAVYVVLLGSTVVLPCINRRSVWTDWSNEEEDQQVVHWDRQSPGVHHDRADRLVDLYASGEQRSYGPLFLQRKMNISNQAFSEGDFSLSISDLQPTDKGMYSCHLHHHYCGLHERREFQVTVEAPVIQTTLPAKALPSEDRDTTKDESPRVINVILPDQRHHFLLPLGYVLTSFLLLAFVILIIILITRRRRPKEFYAQTSMRSNRSHSNSQEFEMDVTEVNVCSREERFDYKNNLLKEKVHMNTQPKVIDLDKEMQKFSK; encoded by the exons ATGAAGTCAGAGAGGGAGGACATCATTTTTCAGGCTCTCCTCTTAATCCACA tccCCGTGGCCTGCCTCTTCACTGCAG TGTCAGGTCagtctgacagcagcagcagtgtggtGGTGGCAGGCTATAATGTGAGCGCCCCCGCTGGGTCAAGGGTGGTGCTGCAGTGTGTGAGCGGACGCATGGTGTGGACCAGGGACAGGGTGAGGGACAGGCAGAGGGTGGTCCACTGGGACATGTACCGGGCCCGTCCAGACTACACCATGGAGAGGGTGCTGGACATGTTCTCTGCAGGGGACCAGAGGATCTACAACTCCTACAACCTGGGCAGAGTCGGCCTCAGCCCAACAGCCTTCAGGGATGGAAACTTCTCACTGGTCATCAAAG ACGTGACGATGAATGACAGAGGGTTGTACTCTTGTAACCTCCACCATCTCTACTGCCACCTGTACGAGACGGTCAGAGTGCAGCTCAATGTCACCAAATCGC gtCGCAAAGAGCAGCGCTTCTGGGATGGACAAAAGGCAGTGTATGTGGTGTTGCTTGGTAGTACCGTGGTGTTGCCGTGCATCAATCGACGTAGCGTGTGGACGGACTGGAGCAACGAGGAGGAGGACCAGCAG GTGGTCCACTGGGACCGTCAGTCCCCAGGAGTCCACCACGACCGCGCTGACCGTCTGGTGGACCTATACGCCTCTGGGGAGCAGCGTAGCTACGGACCGCTGTTCCTACAGAGGAAGATGAACATCAGCAATCAAGCCTTCTCCGAGGGAGACTTTTCACTTTCCATATCTGATCTGCAG CCCACAGACAAGGGAATGTATTCCTGCCACCTCCACCACCATTACTGTGGTCTGCATGAGAGAAGAGAGTTTCAGGTCACAGTGGAAGCACCAGTGATTCAGACCACCCTGCCAGCCAAAGCACTGCCTAGTGAAGAcagag ACACCACTAAGGATGAATCACCGCGAGTCATCAATGTCATTCTGCCCGACCAGAGACACCACTTTCTCCTGCCGCTGGGCTACGTCCTCACCTCCTTCCTGCTCCTGGCATTCGttatcctcatcatcatcctcatcactCGTAGACGTAGACCCAAAG agTTTTATGCGCAGACATCCATgag GTCCAACAGAAGTCACAGCAACTCACAAGAGTTTGAGATGGACGTTACTGAAGTGAATGTGTGCAGTCGGGAGGAGAGATTTG ACTACAAGAACAATCTGCTAAAAGAGAAGGTCCACATGAACACTCAGCCTAAAGTCATTGATCTTGACAAAG AAATGCAGAAATTTTCTAAGTGa